The following proteins are co-located in the Mycosarcoma maydis chromosome 11, whole genome shotgun sequence genome:
- a CDS encoding uncharacterized protein (related to TRS33 - subunit of the transport protein particle complex): MPKAAGPSTTSAIERLSLGSSSSPSTSRPSHALPSFSSSVTASSDESHVGSSASLVRSEVLELATPSPHYVDSQALHSLATEMVATLIHSSGFVASKQSLARQELQLAGIQLPTLNKAPSMSTTPGPGSTTSSVSSPYSEAVRSISRFDASETLCEVETLLTARLEGIGYQVGYHMTENLARDRVRFTDTLDVLKFVCKEVWTAVWGKQVDNLRTNHRGVYVLHDNQFAPLKHVSTAQGAQVTAKESRVFLSYPVGIVKGALAHLDVPSTVVAETNQAPQCTFHVKTQKAVGGASGSTAPAGPAPTASATM, encoded by the coding sequence ATGCCAAAGGCAGCAGGGCCGTCAACGACATCGGCAATCGAGCGACTATCACTTGGCTCATCGTCGAGCCCTTCCACCTCGAGGCCATCGCACGCACTACCAAGCTTCTCAAGCTCAGTCACGGCAAGTAGCGATGAATCTCACGTTGGATCCTCAGCATCGCTCGTACGATCGGAAGTGCTCGAACTCGCCACGCCTTCACCGCACTACGTTGATAGTCAAGCGCTACACAGCCTAGCTACCGAGATGGTGGCCACACTCATCCACAGTTCCGGCTTCGTAGCTAGTAAACAGTCACTTGCACGTCAAGAGCTTCAACTAGCAGGAATCCAGCTCCCAACACTGAACAAGGCGCCCTCCATGTCGACAACTCCAGGACCTGGCTCGACCACCTCCTCGGTTTCTTCTCCATACAGCGAAGCTGTGCGATCGATCTCTAGATTTGATGCGTCCGAAACACTCTGCGAAGTTGAAACGCTGCTCAcagctcgactcgaagGCATCGGATACCAGGTGGGCTATCACATGACGGAAAATCTCGCGAGGGATCGAGTAAGATTCACAGACACGCTCGATGTGCTCAAGTTTGTCTGCAAAGAAGTCTGGACGGCGGTATGGGGCAAACAGGTGGACAACCTGCGCACAAATCATCGAGGTGTATACGTGCTGCATGATAACCAATTTGCACCGTTGAAGCACGTGTCGACCGCCCAGGGTGCGCAAGTGACGGCAAAGGAGTCGAGAGTGTTTTTGTCATACCCCGTGGGCATTGTTAAGGGCGCGCTGGCGCACTTGGATGTGCCTAGTACGGTGGTGGCCGAGACAAATCAGGCTCCACAGTGCACTTTCCATGTCAAGACTCAAAAAGCCGTTGGTGGAGCATCTGGTTCAACGGCACCAGCTGGACCTGCGCCCACGGCGTCAGCAACCATGTAG
- a CDS encoding putative ribosome-binding protein NMD3 — MEYHPPAAQHMVLCADCGTPIAPNNANLCLSCLRNSVDITESVPKQATVNFCRNCERYLNPPNSWVPARLESRELLAICLKKLKGLNKVRLIDAGFIWTEPHSKRLRVKLTVQKEVFTSTILQQYFEVEFVVQYGQCPDCTRLAAKNTWRAMVQVRQKVQHKRTFLYLEQLILKHNAHQNTVSINEKKDGLDFFYTQRAHAIKMVEFLNSVVPIKTTKSEQVISMDVHTSTTNYKFTYSVEIAPICKDDLVCLPLKMAKQLGNIGQLVLCHKVTNSLRFIDPISLQIAEVPAEKYWRDPQPALATIPEMVEFLVLDIEPTGRYATNTHGVQNRRLEEADAQVSPLNAASFGEADAVYHTRTHLGAILQPGDTVMGYYLRIANFNSATWDTIPADRMPDVVLVKKSYPERKKRSKNRMWKLKSMAKEAEDATTEGAVGRGAVGRRGGLDSQRVERDYELFLRELEEDEEMRGTVNLYRDTKKEEEKRLRKERAAQIKAERETALAMDGVEQDADFDDGMTTDGESEWGDDDAPRVGLDELLDDLEDMAIED; from the coding sequence ATGGAGTACCACCCtccagcagcgcagcacaTGGTGCTTTGCGCCGATTGCGGTACGCCCATCGCACCCAATAATGCCAACCTCTGTCTTTCGTGCTTGAGGAATTCGGTCGACATCACCGAGTCGGTTCCCAAGCAAGCCACGGTCAACTTCTGCCGAAATTGTGAGAGGTATCTCAACCCTCCCAACTCGTGGGTCCCGGCTCGTCTCGAGTCGagagagctgctcgccatctgtctcaagaagctcaaagGGCTCAACAAAGTTCGGCTCATCGACGCCGGTTTTATCTGGACCGAACCGCACAGCAAGCGTCTTCGTGTCAAGCTTACAGTGCAGAAGGAAGTCTTCACATCCACCATCTTGCAGCAGTACTTCGAAGTCGAGTTCGTCGTGCAATACGGCCAATGCCCCGATTGCACGCGTCTGGCGGCTAAGAACACATGGCGCGCCATGGTGCAGGTGCGACAAAAAGTGCAGCACAAGCGTACCTTCCTCTatctcgagcagctcatTCTCAAACACAATGCGCATCAGAATACTGTGTCTATCAACGAGAAGAAAGACGGTCTGGATTTCTTCTACACGCAACGAGCACATGCCATCAAGATGGTCGAGTTCCTCAACTCAGTCGTCCCTATCAAGACAACCAAGTCGGAACAGGTGATCTCGATGGATGTACACacatccaccaccaactACAAGTTTACCTACAGTGTCGAAATCGCACCCATTTGCAAAGACGATCTGGTGTGTTTACCGctcaagatggccaagcagcttggtAACATTGGTCAGCTCGTGCTTTGCCACAAGGTGACCAATTCGTTGCGATTCATCGATCCGATCAGCTTGCAAATCGCCGAAGTGCCGGCGGAAAAGTACTGGAGGGATCCGCAACCGGCTCTCGCCACAATCCCGGAAATGGTCGAGTTCCTCGTGCTCGACATTGAACCCACCGGACGTTACGCCACCAACACACATGGTGTGCAGAATCGACGTCTCGAAGAGGCGGATGCGCAGGTCTCGCCACTCAATGCCGCCTCGTTTGGCGAAGCTGATGCCGTTTACCACACGCGCACGCATTTGGGAGCCATCTTGCAACCAGGTGACACAGTTATGGGTTACTACCTACGCATCGCCAACTTCAACTCAGCTACCTGGGACACCATCCCCGCGGACCGTATGCCGGACGTGGTTCTGGTCAAAAAGTCGTACCCcgagcgcaagaagcgttCGAAGAACCGTATGTGGAAGCTCAAGTCGATGGCAAAGGAAGCCGAGGATGCTACCACGGAAGGAGCTGTGGGACGAGGAGCGGTGGGACGGCGTGGTGGCTTGGACTCGCAacgtgtcgagcgagactACGAGCTGTTCctgcgcgagctcgaggaggacgaagaaATGCGTGGCACGGTCAACCTGTACCGAGATaccaagaaggaggaagagaagCGACTGCGCAAGGAACGCGCCGCACAGATCAAGGCGGAGCGCGAAACTGCGTTGGCGATGGATGgtgtcgagcaagacgccGATTTCGACGACGGCATGACCACCGATGGCGAGAGTGAGTGgggcgatgacgatgcacCGCGTGTCGGACTGGACGAGTTGCTCGACGACTTGGAAGATATGGCCATCGAGGATTGA
- a CDS encoding putative peptidylprolyl isomerase FPR1, whose amino-acid sequence MVQIERITPGDGKTFPKPGDTVTMHYTGTLAKNGSEFDSSRKPGRDAFQTQIGVGRVIQGWDQGVPQLSLGERAKLIIPSNEGYGSQGAAGVIPPNADLIFDVELLAINGKRA is encoded by the exons ATGGTCCAGATCGAACGCATTACTCCTGGTGACGGCAAGACGTTTCCCAAACCGGGTGACACTGTGACTATGCACTACACTGGCACGCTTGCTAAGAACGGTAGCGAGTTCGACTCGTCGCGCAAGCCTGGTCGTGATGCTTTCCAGACGCAGATCGGCGTTGGTCGCGTGATTCAGGGCTGGGATCAGGGTGTTCCGCAATTGAGCCTCGGTGAACGAGCCAAGTTGATCATCCCGAGCAATGAGGGTTACGGCTCGCAGGGCGCCGCTGGCGTCATCCCCCCTAACGCCGATTTGatcttcgacgtcgaacTGCTCGCTATCAACGGAAAGCGCG CTTGA